The Mailhella massiliensis DNA segment CCTCTATCCCGGGGCGAAGCGCGCTTCGCCGTTTATGCGGAAACTTCCAGCTTCGTGGGCCTGCCCGCCTTCATGTCCAGCAGGCTTTCTATGCCGCAGTCCACCATGCTGATGATGGATTCCTCCGTATAGAAGGCCATGTGCTGGGTGAGCACCACGTTGGGGAACTGGCGCAGGTAGACCATGTCCTTGTTTCTCAGGATGTCGGTCTTTCTGTCGGCATGATAGATGCCCTGCTCGTTCTCGAACACGTCCATGGCAAGGGAACCGATCTTCTCCGTTTCGATGCCCTCGGTCACGGCGTCGATATCCATAAGCTCGCCCCGGGCGGTGTTGATGAGAATGACGCCGTCCTTCATGCGGGAAAGGCTTTCGCGGTTCACCATGCGCCGCGTTTCAGGCGTGGCGGGCACATGGAAGGTAATGATGTCGCTTTCCCGGTACAGGGTATCGAGGTCCACGAAGGTGGCATAGGGGCGCAGTTCCTCGCATTCCACAAGATTGTAGGCCAGAATGCGGCAGCCGAATCCGGCAAGGGAACGTATCACGGCGGCGCCGATGCTGCCCGTGCCCACCACGCCCACGGTCTGACGGCGCAGGCTGCGGCCCATGAGTCCGAAAAGGGAATAGTCGTTCACCTGCTGACGCCACATGGCGGGCTTGTAACGGCGCAGCACCATGAGAATGAGCATGAGGGTGAAGTCGGCCACGGCATCGGGCGGATAGGAGGCATGGCTTACGCGAATGCCGTTTTCCTTCGCGGCGGCAAGATCGATATGGTCCACGCCTATGGTGCGGGTGGAGGCATAGCGTATGCCCATGCCCTTGAGCGCGCCGAGAACCTCGCGGTTGAGGCGGCTGCGGCCCAGCGTGGACACGGCCTCGCAGCCTTCGGCAGAAGAAAGGGTATCCATGGAAAGGTTGCCTTCCACCAGACGGAGGTTCACGTCGAGCGTGCGGGCAAGACGGTCGAGTTCCGCCCTTTCGTCGTTACTGACTTCAAACACGGCGATATTCATGGCAAGTGCTCCCTTAGGGTAAAAGAACGCGGCCTACAGGAAGGTGACCGCAAGGCCGTAGAAAACCACGCTGACGAACAGCGAGGGCAGCATGTTCAGCGTCTTGCAGTCCTTGATGCGGAGCATGGAGACGCCGGAAACAAGTATGAGTATGCCCCCCACGATGGACACTTCCGTAAGAAGCGCGCGGGGAACGAAGGAACCGAGCCACAGCCCGAGAAGGTACAGCCCCCCCTGCCAGCAGAAGAGCACGGGCGCGGCAAAGGCTATGCCCAGCCCGTAGGTGGATGCCAGCACCATGGAGGTGACGAAATCCAGCGTGGCGTTGGTGAAGAGGAAGGTGTGGTTGTTGTGCACCGCGCTTTCGATGGGGCCGAGAATGGAGAGCGTGCCTATGCAGAAAAGCAGTATGGCCGTGGCAAGCCCGCGCCCCAGATCGGAACTGCCCATGCGGCGGGCAAAATTCTGAAACTTGCCGTCCCAGTCCCACACGGCGCCGAGGAAGCTCCCCAGAGCCATGCTCAGAATGAAAAGGACGGGGTACTCGCTGTTGGGCATGTTGGCTACCACGGCATTCACGCCTATGGCCACGGCGGAAAAGCCCATGGCATCGAAAAGCGCGGTCTGATATTTTTCCTTGATGCCCTTGCGGAGCACGCTTCCGAGCACGCTTCCGCAAAGTATGGCCGCAGTGTTGACTATGGTACCTGTCATGCTTCCTCCCCTCGGGTTCGTTCTGCATAGCATAAAACATGCCGGGACGTAAGTCCTCCCCTCCTGTGCGGCGCGGAAGACGGCATTGCCAAGGCTCGAAGCTTCCTATACAAGGAAAGCGCATCGTCCCCGATTCTTTTTTCCGGGAAAAAGACGTTGACAGAAGACGGAGGCGATGAAATTCTTTTCCGTCGCGCCTTTTCCGGCGTCCTGCGCCGGGCCGGAGGATGCGGCGTTCGGAAACAGGAGACACGCTATGCGCAAACTTCTCATATCCTGCCTGGTGCTCGCGGCCGCTCTCGTACTCGGTCCCGCCTGCCAGGCCCAAGCTGGAGGAAAAACCATGGTCACGCTTCAGACCACCAAGGGCGACATCGTTCTGGAACTCGATGCCGAAAAGGCTCCCAACACCACGAAGAACTTTCTGGAATATGTGAAGTCCGGCTTCTACGACGGCACCATCTTCCACCGCGTCATTCCCGGCTTCATGATTCAGGGCGGCGGCTTCGACAAGAACATGGTGCAGAAGAGCACCCGCGACCCCATTGAAAACGAAGCCAACAACGGCCTGAAGAACAACACCTACACCATCGCCATGGCCCGCACCCAGGCTCCCCACTCCGCCACGGCGCAGTTCTTCATCAACGTGGCCGACAACAACTTCCTCAACTTCACCGCTCCCACCATGCAGGGCTGGGGTTATGCCGTGTTCGGCAAGGTGGTGAAGGGTCAGGACGTGGTGGATGCCATTGCAGGCGTACCCACCACCAGCCACTACCCCCATCAGGATGTGCCGGTGGAACCCGTCATCATCAAAAAGGCCGTCATCGACTAAGCGCGCCTGACGCATTTCCGCCCCGGAACATCCCGTTCCGGGGCTTTTTTTGCGCCTTTTTCAGGAAAAGATGGGGAGCAGGCGCGCCGGAAAATGCGCCGTGGAGCACTCCCCTTTTCAGCCGCAGAAAAATACAGACAAAGCTCCAGAAGCTGCGGCGCAGCCCAGGCCGGGCGCAGGCCATGCCTTTGCGGCAAAAAGCCTTCGAGGCATCCCGCGCAGACTGCGCCCCGGGGCAGAGAAAAACGCAGCCCTTCGAGCTGAACGCTCCGGCCCTGCATGAAGAGCCGCCTGAAAAGCCTGTTCCCGGAAAAGCGCGGAACCTTCCGGACCTGACGGCTCCCGCATTTGATGCCAAAGACACGCTCTCTCAGTGAAAACGGCAAAGGCCCTCCCGCCGTGCGGAAGGGCCTTTCTTCTTATGGTGAACAGCAGGCAACGCGCCTCTTCACGCCTTATCCTCCCCGGAAGGGGAGGAATTTTCCTCGTCGCCTTTTCTTCCGCCCGAGGGCGGGGCAAGGAGCGTATCGGCAAAGGCCCGCAGCGCTTCCGCCGCCTGTACGGCGTACCATTTCAGCGGCTTCGGGAGCAGAAACACGGCGCAGAGCACGCCGAGCGCAAGCACCGCAAGGGCCTGTACGAGCACGGCAAAAGCCATGCACAAAAGCGCAAGCGCAAGAGCGGCGCAGAGAACAAGCCCCAGAGGCCGGCCGAGACGGGCCGAAAATGCACGCAGGCTTTCCATATTTTACCAGAGCGTTTTTCTGTGCGCGGCCATGTGCTGAAGGCTTGCCAGCGTAAAGGCCGCGCCGGTGACGCGATGCAGGTTCCCCATGCCGGCAAAGGCTCCGGCAAGGGAAAGCAACAGGGAAACAAGCATGGCACGGTTGGCAAGGCGCGTGGCGCTGCGGGAAAGAATCGTATCGAGCAGGCCGGTACAGACATCCGCCCTCCTGCTCCGCCCCTTTTCCTCCTCCGGCAACAGAGCCGCGCCCTGCTCTGCCAGTTCCAGAAGCTGCTGCCGGCTCAGCTTTTCCGTATCGTAGAAAATAAGCAGGGAACCGGTGACGGGGTTGGCCTGCACGCTTTCCACGCCTTCCACGCCGCCCACCACGGCACAGACCGTTTCGGCCACGGAAGCATCCTTCAGCGCAAAGTGGCGAAGACGTACGCGGCCGTCGATGAAACTTGTGATGCAGTCGGTGATGGAAGCCATATCATTCCCCCCTGGGCAGGGCCGGGCGCATGGCGTTGAGCGACACGCCCAGCGTGGTGAGATTGTGAAGTACCGCCGAAATTCCGGGCTGGAGCAGACCGGTAAGGCCGCCGAACAGGAAGGCGGAATTCAGAGCCATGGTGGCGGCAAAATTGAAATGAATGCGCCGCATGGCTCCGCGGCCGAGTTCCAGCGCCGTGACGAGTTCCTTCAGGGAACCGCCCATGAGCACCACATCGGCCACTTCGCGGGCCAGGTCGGCCCCGTCGCGCAACGTCACGCCCACATCCGCGGAGGAAAGCGCCGGAGAATCGTTGATGCCGTCGCCGAGCATGAGCACCGTACGCCCCTCTTCCCTGAGTTCGCGCACCACGCGGGCCTTGTCTTCCGGCAGAACCTGAGCGCGGAACTCCGTGATGCCGAGTTTTTCCGCCACGACGGAGGCGGTGCGCACATCGTCGCCGGTGAGCATGAGCACATGGGAAACGCCCATCTCACGCAGACGACGGATGAGCGCCGGGCTTTCCGGCCGGAGCGGATCTTCCATGGCGATGATGCCCGCGATGCTGCCGTCCACGGCGAGATAAAGCAGCGAATACCCCTCGCGGGAAAGGGCGGCGATATGCTCTTCCATGGGGGAAAGATCCACATGCTCATCCTGCGAAAGATAGTGGCGGCTGCCCAGAAGCACGCGCTTGCCCTTCCAGTGGGAGGCTATGCCGTGGGCCACCACATATTCCACTTCGGTATGTTCCTCGGCATGGCGCAGGTTGCGCTCTTCCGCACCGTGCACCACGGCGCGCGCCACGGGATGGGGGAAGTGTTCCTCCAGACAGGCGGAAAGACGGAGCACCTCGTTTTCATCAAAACCCGCGGCAGGCACGACGCGGGCCACTTCCGGCCGCGACTGGGTGAGCGTGCCCGTTTTGTCGAAGACCACGGTATCCACGGAGGCGAGCGCTTCCAGAAAACGCCCGCCCTTGACCATGACCTTGTGCTTCACGCCTTCGTTCATGGCGGCAAGAATGGCCAGCGGGGTGGCAAGGCGCAGCGCGCAGGAATAGTCCACCAGCAGCACGGAAGCCGCACGGGTAAGGTTGCGCGTGAACAGCCAGACCAGCCCTGCCAGACCGAAGGTGAAGGGCACGGCCCTGTCGGCCAGCTTTTCAAAACGGCCCTGTATGCCCGCCTTCATCTGTTCGGTGTTTTCGATGAAGCGCACGATCTGCTGCATGCGCGTATCCCTGCCTATGCTGGTGGGGCGTACATGGATTTCCCCGTCCTCCACCACGGTGCCCGCATATACCGAAGCCCCCGCAGCGCGCATGACGCCCATGGGTTCCCCGGTCATGGAGGATTCGTTCACCGAGGCCGTACCCCGTGCGACCACGCCGTCCACCGGAATGGCGGAACCGGCGCGCACGATGACAAGGTCGCTTTCCTCCAGCGCGGAAAAGGGAATGAGCATTTCTTCCCCGTGGCGCAGCACCCACACCCTGTCCACCTGAAGCGCCAGATGGGAGGCCAGATTTTCCAGCGACTTCTTCTGCGTGTAGCGTTCCAGCGCGTCACCGAAACCGAGAAGAAGCGTGAGCAGCCCCACGGTGCCGAAATCGCGCCGGAGCAGGGAAATGGCTATGGCCGTGCCGTCCAGCGCGTCCACATCCAGCCTCCCGTGCATAAGAGAGGAGACGCAGCGGCGAAGATACGGCAGCGCGCCGGAAAACGCGGTCACCATGTTCACCGCCAGAGGCAGCAGCGGGCGCAGAAAAAGATAGCGGAAAAAAGGAAAGAGACTCGGCCGCCCTTCCGCAGCAGCGGCCGGCACACGCGCAGGCACGGGCTTTTGTTCCGTGCACTCCGCGCCGTTCAAAAAAAGACAGGCACGCGCCAGCGCGTCTTCTTCGCTGTAAAGAAGCAGCACGCTCCCGGTACGCGGATTGACGCGCACACCCTCCATACCGGCAACGGCATCCAGCCCGTCGGCCAGAGCCTCGGCCGTGCGTACCCCGAAGCGTTTTTCTCCGCGCAGGCGGGCGCGGCCCGGAATACGATGGACCAACACAAACTTCATGCATATCTCCCGGACAGGCCGGACATGCCCTCCGGCCGCAGGCCCCGCACGCCCGAAAACGGCGGAGACGGAAAAGGCGTTTTTTCACCAGAAAAACCGGCCCCGCCGCCGGGACCGCAAAAACATGCCCGGCCCGGAAAAGTGCCCCTCTGCGGGCCCGGGCCGGGCAACGCTCCGTGTTCCGGGAAACTACGCTTCCTCGGCCTTCGCCCTGCGCTGTTCGGAAACGGCGTGGGCTTCGGCCACCATGTCTTCCATGTCTTCGCGCACGGCTTCGGCCCGGGCGAGAAGCGCATCCTTCACGTCCAGCCCGCGGCTCATGAGCTCGGTGGCAAAGGGCTTGATATCGAGCTTGCCGCGGCTCACCGCCACAGCGCCCACCGCGCCGAGAGCGACGCCGCCAAGAAAGAACAGGCCGTACTTGAGATTCTCGTTCATCCTCTATCTCCTCTTCGGGGTCATGCCCCTCTATCGGTTGCAGGCCGCCCCTTGTGTGGACGGCTTTTTTCCGATGCCTTGCGGCATCGGAAAAGCAATATATTGAAACAGAATTTCATTGTCAATTATAATACTGCATTTTCCCCGCACTCACAGCATCGGGCCTTCACTTCCCCGGCGGGCCATGCGCAGAAAACGATCGGCCAGTAT contains these protein-coding regions:
- a CDS encoding D-isomer specific 2-hydroxyacid dehydrogenase family protein, which produces MNIAVFEVSNDERAELDRLARTLDVNLRLVEGNLSMDTLSSAEGCEAVSTLGRSRLNREVLGALKGMGIRYASTRTIGVDHIDLAAAKENGIRVSHASYPPDAVADFTLMLILMVLRRYKPAMWRQQVNDYSLFGLMGRSLRRQTVGVVGTGSIGAAVIRSLAGFGCRILAYNLVECEELRPYATFVDLDTLYRESDIITFHVPATPETRRMVNRESLSRMKDGVILINTARGELMDIDAVTEGIETEKIGSLAMDVFENEQGIYHADRKTDILRNKDMVYLRQFPNVVLTQHMAFYTEESIISMVDCGIESLLDMKAGRPTKLEVSA
- a CDS encoding DUF554 domain-containing protein, which translates into the protein MTGTIVNTAAILCGSVLGSVLRKGIKEKYQTALFDAMGFSAVAIGVNAVVANMPNSEYPVLFILSMALGSFLGAVWDWDGKFQNFARRMGSSDLGRGLATAILLFCIGTLSILGPIESAVHNNHTFLFTNATLDFVTSMVLASTYGLGIAFAAPVLFCWQGGLYLLGLWLGSFVPRALLTEVSIVGGILILVSGVSMLRIKDCKTLNMLPSLFVSVVFYGLAVTFL
- a CDS encoding peptidylprolyl isomerase, whose protein sequence is MRKLLISCLVLAAALVLGPACQAQAGGKTMVTLQTTKGDIVLELDAEKAPNTTKNFLEYVKSGFYDGTIFHRVIPGFMIQGGGFDKNMVQKSTRDPIENEANNGLKNNTYTIAMARTQAPHSATAQFFINVADNNFLNFTAPTMQGWGYAVFGKVVKGQDVVDAIAGVPTTSHYPHQDVPVEPVIIKKAVID
- a CDS encoding HMA2 domain-containing protein; translation: MASITDCITSFIDGRVRLRHFALKDASVAETVCAVVGGVEGVESVQANPVTGSLLIFYDTEKLSRQQLLELAEQGAALLPEEEKGRSRRADVCTGLLDTILSRSATRLANRAMLVSLLLSLAGAFAGMGNLHRVTGAAFTLASLQHMAAHRKTLW
- a CDS encoding heavy metal translocating P-type ATPase, whose product is MKFVLVHRIPGRARLRGEKRFGVRTAEALADGLDAVAGMEGVRVNPRTGSVLLLYSEEDALARACLFLNGAECTEQKPVPARVPAAAAEGRPSLFPFFRYLFLRPLLPLAVNMVTAFSGALPYLRRCVSSLMHGRLDVDALDGTAIAISLLRRDFGTVGLLTLLLGFGDALERYTQKKSLENLASHLALQVDRVWVLRHGEEMLIPFSALEESDLVIVRAGSAIPVDGVVARGTASVNESSMTGEPMGVMRAAGASVYAGTVVEDGEIHVRPTSIGRDTRMQQIVRFIENTEQMKAGIQGRFEKLADRAVPFTFGLAGLVWLFTRNLTRAASVLLVDYSCALRLATPLAILAAMNEGVKHKVMVKGGRFLEALASVDTVVFDKTGTLTQSRPEVARVVPAAGFDENEVLRLSACLEEHFPHPVARAVVHGAEERNLRHAEEHTEVEYVVAHGIASHWKGKRVLLGSRHYLSQDEHVDLSPMEEHIAALSREGYSLLYLAVDGSIAGIIAMEDPLRPESPALIRRLREMGVSHVLMLTGDDVRTASVVAEKLGITEFRAQVLPEDKARVVRELREEGRTVLMLGDGINDSPALSSADVGVTLRDGADLAREVADVVLMGGSLKELVTALELGRGAMRRIHFNFAATMALNSAFLFGGLTGLLQPGISAVLHNLTTLGVSLNAMRPALPRGE
- a CDS encoding DUF6110 family protein is translated as MNENLKYGLFFLGGVALGAVGAVAVSRGKLDIKPFATELMSRGLDVKDALLARAEAVREDMEDMVAEAHAVSEQRRAKAEEA